From a region of the Lactuca sativa cultivar Salinas chromosome 4, Lsat_Salinas_v11, whole genome shotgun sequence genome:
- the LOC111894655 gene encoding small polypeptide DEVIL 4, translating to MGSDDANRRSQSKGLGKFLKEQRGRLYIIKRCVVMLLCWHD from the coding sequence ATGGGAAGTGATGATGCAAACAGAAGGTCACAAAGCAAAGGGCTTGGCAAGTTTCTTAAGGAGCAAAGAGGAAGGCTATACATAATCAAGAGATGTGTGGTTATGCTACTTTGCTGGCACGACTAA